The proteins below come from a single Argentina anserina chromosome 1, drPotAnse1.1, whole genome shotgun sequence genomic window:
- the LOC126801587 gene encoding uncharacterized protein LOC126801587 → MERVVLEYLFDIFRTASIVVDNMHATVLLLEPKVIGLMNEELDVEYRDEEIRATLFQMYPTKAPGLDLRSFLTSRSLLKGVNFTHVCLILKVHSTKLVSDLRPITLCNVVYKICSKVITNGLKKHPAEIISPFQSAFILGRLITDNSLIATEVSHYIDTVDTNIVMSLKIEMSKAYDRIEWCFLEAVLHRLGFADQWVKLDMQCVMTVRHSLATVDECLTIQSVKQRQAWPVDQLYRYCPNLATSQMLSF, encoded by the exons ATGGAACGTGTGGTGCTTGAGTACTTGTTTGATATTTTCCGTACTGCATCAATTGTTGTGGATAATATGCATGCAACTGTTTTGTTGTTAGAACCTAAGGTGATAGGGTTGATGAATGAGGAGTTAGATGTTGAGTACAGGGATGAGGAGATTAGGGCAACATTGTTTCAGATGTATCCGACAAAGGCTCCTGGACTTGATC TGAGATCGTTTCTGACATCTAGGTCGTTGTTGAAGGGTGTTAATTTTACACATGTTTGTCTCATTCTGAAGGTGCACTCAACTAAGCTGGTTTCTGATTTACGTCCTATTACTCTTTGCAATGTGGTGTACAAGATATGTTCAAAGGTGATTACGAATGGGTTGAAAAAGCATCCGGCGGAGATTATTTCACCTTTTCAGAGTGCTTTCATTCTGGGTCGGCTGATTACTGATAACTCTTTGATAGCTACTGAAGTGTCTCATTATATTGATACGGTGGACACTAATATAGTTATGTCCCTCAAGATTGAAATGAGTAAAGCTTATGACCGAATTGAATGGTGCTTTCTAGAGGCGGTTTTGCATCGATTGGGTTTTGCTGATCAATGGGTGAAGTTGGATATGCAATGTGTGATGACGGTAAG ACATAGCTTG GCGACCGTGGATGAGTGTCTTACTATTCAGtctgttaaacagcgacaagcgtggcctgTAGATCAattgtaccgatattgtcccaacttagccacctcacagatGTTGAgtttttaa